The sequence ccttctaataaaaaaaaattacaacactATTGCTTTGTTATTTGTGAGTTAACTAATTACAAGGCGGTGACCTTAAGCCACCAAGGCCTTGTCCCGAGGGGTGAGGTGACTGATTAAAGCAAGGCGCCACATAATATAGTTATTATATGTAGATAACTTTGTTTATCTAAGTCACTAaaatattattatctttttacaTGTGTTGCATGAAGAAATTAGGTGGcttaattattttcaaataggCTTAACAAGTTTTAGGGATTTTAACTCTATTAATTATTCTAACAATAGGTTTTACAACAAGCTtgtgtaaattaattaatttgacaaacataagcttttttttaattaagtaatcTAACAACAAGCTTTTACAACaagcttttttaaaattaataatctaACTATGGGTTCTAGAAcaaacttccaaaaaaaatccGTTGatgggttttataaaaaattaaattaaattaaaaaatgatttaaagcCTTTTTCATGGTTTAGGGCATTCACCTTGCTTGCCTAAGCTCCAAAGGCGCCTTGCTCGCTCGGTTGCCTAGGTGAGCACCCGACTTTCCTTTGAATAACATGACTAATTGTTATATATGCTAGGTGTTTAGTCTAGTTTAGTTTATTAATCAACAAGAATTGTGACATAGGACAAAATGGAGAGTTTGTCCATACGTGCCTATGATGGGTATAAGATTTGTCTTCTTACTCCCTCCTTTCCCATTCCTTGTGTCTTTTATCTATATTatccccaaaaataaaattataagaatTTGTGGGTCTAGGGTTTAGAATTGTTGAAGAAAGGATTATGGGGTTGTGTTAAGAATTAAAAGATGGTTTGATGTGCTATTTGATGTAAGAAAGCATGGAGGGTTTATGGGTTTTGAAAGGTAAAAGTTAAGGGcttgattttttgggtttgaggacggaaagaaaaaagaaccatACTCATTGCACAAATCTCCCACTTTTGTGGGGTCTTGTGTAGAGGTCATGGTAGATAACTAGACTCATCATCACTACATAACATTTTCTgagtccctttttttttttttttgatagataaccTTTTCTAAGTCCAAAAACTATAGTCACATATACTATAGTTTAAAATTCGGATAGAAAAAAGTCCATTTAAAATTTCCGCCTTAGGCCTCAAACCACCTTGGGCCATCCCTAACTGCCTTAGGCCTCAAACCATCTTGGGCCATCCCTAAGGGCAATTGCCACCTCTCACCCTCTAGCTCTGCCCCTAATTGACATTAAAGATGGTGATGTCTAAGCCATCAAAATCATCAATGATAAGCTTTTTTGTAGTATAGTTGTGGTCGTCAAGAAAGTTATAAATCTATGGGTTGTGCCTTTGTGGCGCGtgcacacatacacacacacacataaagtcAAGCACAAAGCCAAGAACAAAAtaacccaaagaaaataatgTCAAGGCGGGAATATGTGAGGTGTTAATAATTATGGTGGCAAAATTTCAAGAGATCACCACCGCCCATGATTTGAGAAGTGGTACCTCCCTTTATCATGAGGGCTTGAGAGTGTCCATAAGTTTGCATGTTCAAGCTTGAGGTGGGTTTATGATGGGTTTTAAGATATTAGAATTTTAACCAAatactacatatatatatatatatatatatatatatatatatatatatgtataaataaagagatcaaccaaaaaccaaaattccttcaatttatatatatatttgctagTACCGAAATAAGtatcacaaaaaatattgtaCTATTGAATGTGTATTTCCCTTCTTATTAGTATATGctgataaataataaataaatactagtcgctaacccatgCGATGCATGGAAAAATTATCAActctgaaaaaaaattcaacaatgagtaaataggcattctgaaaaaaaaaattaattggaattaatccaaacaaataattaatcaacaaaaaatataccttttaataagaaaacaaaaaatcacatgaacctaaataaaaagcatttaaggtgaagaattaaAATTAGTCTACTGAGACGTaaataccaaaaaccccaagatttaaaatttcaaaatttatagaatccccaaattctacttcagaaccaaaccaaatttaacaattttatatataacataccaaataaaaatgtatCATTCCCTAAGCTAAAAGACATAggttgcattttttatttttcttcaaaaaatggAGATGCTTAATTTgccatgtacaataaaaaaaataattaatagaaatttcaacccaaaaaccaaacctaCAATTATCAATGTGAGTCtaacatacaaaataaaaatttattattcccTAGGTTGAAAGACATAGGTTGCATATTTGATTTTGCttcaaaaaaatagagatgcttTATCTGCCATatacaataaaacaaaaataattagtagaaatttcaaccaaaaaaccaaacccacgatTATCAatgtgagtcttttttttttcaacgttagtcttttttttttttttagtcctattgtaatttttgtatttatatagattatcaacatttgagttgaagtttaagttggacttgttagagagatagagtttcacttcttgttaagttttgattaaacaaaaataattttattttaaaaaaaagataacgatgagtttgagtttaagtttaagttggacttcttaaagagatagagtttcactcctaattaagtttgaactaaaaataataattttatttacataaaaaattaattttaattaaatattatgctTACGTTAAATgtatcagttatatatatatgccagcCCATTATTAAGCAAAGTTGTTGGGtcaaactttttttgtttttttattttttagaatctgTTAGGTCAAACTTGTACTACAGAATGTGTATATTATAGATGGATAAAATCTCATCATCTATTGTTAGCCTTGTAATTAAGGATCTATAATTTTAATTCtacattaataataaataataaaaaaatcgttttctatcccaaaaataaaaataaaaataaaaataaaatcgtAGCCGTATGGCCCGTATCTTTCTATTCCAATAGTTGTTCTGGTTCAGCTCGCAACTTTGAAATGTAAAACTAGTTCAGCTCGTAGTGTTTGTCTttctcaacaaacaaacaaaaagattaaaaaaacaaaacaaaaaacaaaacgtTTCGAAGTTGGAAATGCACGTGGTGAATTGAATTTACAGGAATCATTTGGATTTCGAACCGGTCCAAAGCATGGCACTCCTGTAAATCCGTACGTAAACAGGGGTCAAAAATGGATAAGTCAACGCCTTTAAATTCGCTTTGATTCCAACTATTCATTTTCAGACCCAAAAGACCAGTGAGTGAACGATAAAAAagcattctttttctttctctctttatctctcagattttctctctcaacaaaaaaataaacccCAATTTagtgagagagatagagatatatattaacaaatagTACTAGATAAACAagcacaacaacaacaacaaaaaaaatctatttataatttttttaaaaaaaatcgaAGGCAGCCATGGAAGACAATCACGGAGCTTTCGAATCCAATAGCAACGAAGTTACCACCGGCAATGACCATGGCTGGCAAAAGGTGACATACGCGAAGCGTCAGAGGAAAACCAAGCCAAATTCTTCCGATTCCGCCTCCGGTAGAATCGTTTCCAACGGAGCTGTTCCCGGCGCCGACAACGTTTTCCGGTCTCTGGAGCAGCAATCGGCGATCCGCCGCCTCCAAATTCTCGAGGCGCAGAGATCCGCCGTTGCTGTGGATGCCGATTTCGACGCTCCGGTCAGATCGAAGAACGAGTACGATAGTAGCGATGAGGAGAACGAGCGCGTGGTGGAGAATGGGAAGGCCGAGGAGGCCAAGAAAGTGAAGCCGAAGAAGCCAAAGAAACCAAAGGTTTCGGTCTCCGATGCGGCCGCGAAGATCGACGCCGATGATCTCTCGGCTTTTCTCGTCAATATATCGGTGAGTATGAGCTTTtcaatttcaaagttcattcattttttattattccttaTGCACGTGAATGTGTAGTGAGAGAGGGATTTGGTTTGATCTGTTTGTTTTTGGGGATAGGAATCGTATAAGGGACAGCATGAAATACAGCTGATGCGATTTGCGGACTACTTCGGCCGAGCATTTTCGGCTGTGACCGCAGCTCAGTTTCCATGGGTGAAGATGTTCAGGGAGTCCACCGTGGCGAAATTCGCTGATGTGAGTAAAATGCAATTTCATATATGGATCTGTAGATTGTGGCATTGTATAGATTGTGGTTGATAAAGATTTAACTTTTGTTgcaaaatgatatagtttgcaCAACTTAAATTGATATGGAAGCACATTTGGCTCAATATAAATTTAGTAAATTTTGAATGTAAATCTTTTGACAAATTTGTGGCTtaatataaatttcataatttggaATGCAAATTGTTTAACAAATTTGCGCTAGTCTGATAGTGTCAAGGTGGGATCTGGAAGATGGTATGGTGATTGGTGAATAAGATGGTAAACGTGCTCAATTCTCACACATTTCAGAATGTAGAGAGATTCCTTCAAAGGTTGAAATCATTATTGATTTGTACCCTGTTTGAGTCGTCTAGGGTTTGGGCCTTTACTCATTGTACCTCTGTTTTAGAGTTCCATGAGGACCATGACTCTTAGCTTTGCTGTGTAAATTTTCTTGACCCTTTGTGTTCATCATCGTGAacataaaatgtttttcttcaATAAAGCAATTacactatcaaaaaaaaaaaaagatggtaaagGTGATGATATTACAGGGTGCCAAAGAAGCTGCATTGCTCAGCTGCTCTAATTGTGGGCTTACCTTTCTCTATGTTCTTCATGACATGGCTTTTACACCTAACATCTGaatcaattaaaaaagtttGTCTGTTGGGCTGGACACTGTACCTGTTTTGTATCCTATTTTGAAACCGTACCTTTTCAAAATAAAGCTTTTTAAAATCTCTCCTTTTTAAAGGTACAGCTTCTTCAAACATCCCATTTCCAAAAAGCTGAAAAAATAAGCTGTATCAAACGTGCGGTAGGTTAGGTTTGTACACGCAAAGTTTGGTTCTTTATCTTTTTGGAGTTCTTGGACTGCCATGATTTGAGCTGCTTATTTATATACTTACAAACAGACCTGGTAGGTCTTGAACCTATGACCTCACACTCCACATTGCTCTTACAAGGGAGGAGGTGCGATTTGAGCTACAGCTCATTGGTGACTGgttatttttttcttagctAGGGGTTTCTCCTGGATATGTCATAGGTAAGAATTGATGTGTGTGTCATAGGCCAGTAATCTAATGTTTAACAGTTAACCAACTTTGAGAAGTAGACAAAGGTAACTGTGTGCTTTAATACTGTTTCTAGCGTCTTTATATGTCCTATTGTCTTGCTTTGATCCTTCTCATTTTAGTGTTTAGGTTCCTATTTGTACTAAAAAAACAATCCACGTTTCTCTATGTAAGatgttattttcaattaattttatttactgTCATGGTTAACTCAAAGATTCTTCATGGGTGAGTCACTTGCAAGTTTTAAAGTTACATTTgcagtaaaaaaatatatacctATTTTAATATTATACTGATTATATTATGGTTAGGAATAAACTGACAGTTAAGGCTACTAAATCTATGTTGTTTGAAGAAATATGAGATTGTGATGTTGACAGTTCAAGTTAAAGGTTATAAGTGCTGAGATTTGGAAGCGTGAGAGTTACCCCTTTTCTTGGAACATTTTTGTTAGAAGTCCACCTGAGTTGCTTTTTTGACTGCAGCATTAGGGAAAATATTGAAAATGGGTAATTTGAGAGAAAAGGGCAATTATTGTTTTGGGTTAGTGTTGTACGTGTAAGTCTGATGGGGAGTTCGTGGATTTTCTTCTTATTTGTTGTCCTATTGCTAGGGAGCTGTGGGACAAACTGTTGTGTCTGTTTGGTGTCACTTGGGTAATGCCAGTTCAGTAACTGCCATGTTGGCTTCTTGAGAGGGGAAGCTAGGCAATCTTAGGAGTGGGATGGCAGCCACTTCATGTCTTTGGTAAGAGCGGAATTGTTGTACTTTTGAGGGAAAGGAGTTTCCCCTGCCATATCTGAAGTTTCTCTTTCTCAAGAATTTATACAAGTTGACTTTTAATCCCTATAATTTCTCCACGTTCATGGACTTTTTAGATAACTTACTTACAGCCTTtaagtttttctctctttgttcctttttgcttctcttttctattcttttgtATACAGCCCATCTACTAGGACAGCGCTTTATTTTGGGCCTATTTTAATGAATTTCAGttactcataaaaaataaagaagcatATACGATATGGTCCATATCTTATTCACTAAAATATTATTGGCCTCAtttcttactctctctctctctctctctctccatatatatatatatatatatcaattcatGACACATGTGAAAGCTAAGTAGATCACATATAGAGGCTGAGTGCAAGCTTGTcattttgatttcttaaaattgaGTATGAAATGCTTTTTACACTCATTCTTGTCATCATTAATGGAGCAACTTGCCTTAATTACtccaaattttggattttttatcaGCTTCATGCCTATCATTGTAGCTCCTGttcaaaaattgttttgtttgtttttcatttcttctccCCACCCCCCATCCTTTTCCATCATGGGCTCATCATGCAATCCATCTTGTTCATGTCTTCATAACGTAATTTCAATAGAGTAACAAACTAAGAGCAATTGcagagctaaatagctatatagctattttagctccactcaaacacaaaaaatcctcCTGTAGCAGTGGAGGTAAAGCAAAACAATTTAACTAAagtgctacagtgctcatgtattacatgagcactgtagctgagagctataaaaaaaaaaaaaaaaaattttattcacctttccaattaaattgtgattgaatattttttgggtagtgggatatattattttattgtagtagatatattatttcattgtgatgtttatattattttattgtgttgaaagctaaaatagatccactgctgcagcatgttttgtaaaatgagtaggtaaaatagataaagtaactttttgtggagctaaattgctaaaattttagcttcactgctgtggatgctctaagcaCTTATATTTCGTGCATGTTGGTTTATcacattttttcctttttgtctttGTAATGTATGGGGACCTAATTAATGTGTATACTTTTCAACAGATTCCTCTCTCTTATATTTCTGAAGCTGTTTATAAGATATCGGCTGACTGGATCAACAAATGTTCCAATGAGGCATTTGGTTCCTTTTTATCATGGTCTCTAGACAGCATTTTTGCTGACTTAGTAAGCCAACAAGCTAGTGCCAAGGGCTCTAAAAAGGGTGTGCCACATGTATCATCCAAATCACAGGTAACTTGAGTGGGCTGTTGAGTATGTCTTATGCTTGTCTTTGCTTTTGGTGGATATTGCTGTTTACATGTATAATTGGTATGCCATTAATGTTCATTGGTTCATTGCCCTTAGGCTTGTTTCTTTCACTTATCTTTTTTGATAGAGACACAAAAGTTTCATTCATATATTGTTGATTTCTTTTCATATTGGAGAAATTATTTATATAGGTAGCCTTCATTAGAATGTTGTTGGGTCTATAATGTATGCAATTTCTTTGTATGTGTGACAGGTGGCCCTCAACTTCTTTTATCCTTCCTAACTTCTTTGCAAGCTTCCTGTGATCATCACCTTGTCCTTCATTGAtgtttaatttacatattataATCACAGGTAGCAGTGTTTGTAGTTGTAGCAATGGTTTTGCGAAGGAAACCTGATGTATTAGTTGATTTCTTGCCGACGTTGAGGGAGAATTCCAAGTATCAAGGACAAGATAAGCTTCCAGTTATTGTATGGATGATAGTGCAGGTGAGTCAATAACAATATACCATGAGTGCAACTAAGGATCCTTCCCGACCAAGATTACAAtcagttctttctttctttttttctttgattatgCTTCTCGTGCCAGATCTCACAATTTTTGTTGTAGGCCTGTCAAGGAGACCTGGCTGTAGGGCTGCATGCATGGGCACGCAACCTCTTGCCTCTGGTCACTGGCAAAAGCAGTAATCCTCAGTCAAGGGACCTGGTTTTGCAGCTGGTGGAGAGGTATGAAAGCACGAACAGTTTTGTAattgtgtatatgtgtgtgcaggtgcatgtatttttttaattgttcctgctttgtttttattttttattttttatttaataatctttatttatttggtaTTAGAATTATGTCTGCCCCAAAAGCTCGCCCTATTCTTGTAAATGGTGCAGTTAGGAAGGGGGAGAGGTTGATGCCACCTTCTGCGTTTGAGATACTCATGCGAGTTACCTTCCCTGCTTCCTCAGCTAGAGTAAAGGTGGGTATTCTTGGGGAAATTGCAGTATCTGAGGATAGATGTATTGTAGATTAATTGTTCAACATTCATTTGACTATGTGTTTCATGTAGGCTACTGAAAGGTTTGAGGCCATATATCCCACCTTAAAAGAGGTGGCTCTTGCTGGCACCCCTGGAAGCAAAACAATGAAACAAGTCTCACAGCAGATACTGAGTTTTGCTGTCAAAGCAGCAGGAGAAAGTATGTAAACTAGAGATGACTGCCTTTTCATTAGTTTCTTTGATACTTGTATTTATTGGGGAAAATGGTAGGTTTTCAAGATGGGCTTATAGTTGGCTGTTTGTCACAGGCATTCCTGAGTTATCCAAAGAAGCAACTGGTGTTTTCATTTGGTGCTTGACGCAACATGCTGATTGTTTCAAGCAGTGGGTGAGCTACTTCATCTAAATATCATAAATTCGTGTTTTTTAAGAAGATGGAATCTTATTCTTATCTATTGTTTCGGAATTTGAAATTGTAGATTTACTAGTCTTCtaatttagtaattttacatTGCATGTAAATAGGACATGGTTTATGAGGACAATCTAGAAGCAAGtgttgctgttttgagaaaactTTCTGAGGACTGGAAAGAGCTTTCTGTGAAACTGTCTCCTCTTGACCCTCTGCGGGAAACTCTCAAGAACTTTAGGAACAAGGTAAtcttctattattattgttgctgctgctgctgctgttaTTTAATTATCCTACTGAAGCATTAGATTATTTGTGTAATTATTTTGAAGTAAAAACATAAATAGGCTCATTTATACTTTTTGATTGCTTTAGAATGAGAAAGCATTGGCTAGTGGGGCAGATGCTGCTCACCTTGCACGCTTCAAGGATGCAGACAAGTATTGTAAGGCAATATTGGGAAAGGCATCACGTGGCTATGGGTGTGTTAAAAGTGTGGCCTTTGTTGTCATTGCCTTGGCTGTGGGTGCTGCTTACATGTCCCCAAACATGGAGTCTCTCGATTGGAAGAAACTCTCTGTAGTTTTCAGTTCTCAACAATCTTTCTGAGCAAGATTTTATGCCATACCAACCAGTGGTGCAAACCATCCATTTGTACTTACGATACGTGGTACCTTGTTTTTTTGATATTCGGCAAGGGCAAAGTAATCCAATTTGCCCTGTAATAAAGTGGCTGAGAATGAATAGTTCCCAAGTCCCAATTTAATACTGAACTAGAAGTAGTTGAATGGCCTGGGCAATACTGCTTGATGGTCTGATTTGGTCCGGGCCATTAGGATGgatttgattttcctttttagaaaaaaaaaaaaaaaaaattctttagaaCCTTTTTAAGTTATTTACCTCTAacattgagatttgagagtaCCACCAAAATTTAAAGGGATAGATACACATgtatttttagataattatgTTTAAATTCAGATGAAATTTTGATTACATATTGTTCTTTCCTTTTCTGTTGTTTAAGTTTAATGTTAAATCTTCATATTTATCTGCATTGGTTGTGGTAATATGTACCTGGCTTTTTCAAAGATCTTGTTAATTACATGAGAAATGCCCtgagccaaaaataaaaaagggaaatgcAGCAGAGGCATTTGCTTTACATAGAAGGAACTGTAGTGCCCATCCTTGCTTAGATCCCTTGTGAGGGGAGAAAGTTGATGGAAAGCAAATCCTGTTTACTGTTAATGCttgcatataattttataaCTGAATTTTTTATGTTGAAGAAATATATTTCCTTGACATATTCACACCAATACACCAACCTGTTAAAATGGGGCTTACATGAGTTGAATAATTTAATGGAGCATTTTGAGGAAGTTTTGCACCATCATGATTCTCCATTCTTTTCTGGTCTAGATTGctaaaagaagataaaaggaaaacattttttcttGTATGTGATTGTAGTTGAGATAGTTTTGTAACATTGGGTATGCTTGGAATCAAGGGAGAGAAGACGAGAATGGATGGTAAGCATATACTGGCATCTCCTCTAatcctatttatttattttggatgaaTAATCTCCTCTAATCCAAATATGAGAATGGGTGGTCAGCAAATATTGCCTTCTCCTCTAATCCAAATAGAGGGTTAGTCTACCATTTTCTGCGCAATATATGGGGAATCTGTCCAAAGCTCACacctgaaaactaaaaactccAATTTTTGATCGTAAACCCCAAAGCATAACCCCAAACCACATATGGTGCCCCACACCTCATTCCTCACTAGCCAAAGCTAAAAAATCAAACCTGAAAACCCCAATCGTTTTACTTTGAACCCTAAATACCAACTCAAAAACCTCAAAAGCACAACCTTAATAATCATACCATGAAGTCCAAAGCTCAAAAATCAGTAGTCCAAACCCtttatttaaaagttgaaacCCCAAAGTAGTTACCACAAAAGACAACTGTGGCTGTGGGCTCATCACCATTGTTATCACAACCGCGATATGGAGATCCTTTGATCCTAGGTTATGAAAACGATTTGGATGTACCTGTTAGCGCTAAAATTTGTATCTCATGTGTCCTCTGTGCAACTAAATTTCATTCAACACAATCATGGCAATtgcaaaaaactatatttttcacATAGAAGGCTGCTTGGAATCTTGTGCCATCGATTAAAAGTTTATAACTTTTTCTGCATTGAAAACATTGCACTTTCACTTGCATCTATCTCCATTGTGTGGATCACACAAGACAACTCCTCACTATTAGAGAAAGTTCCAACAATTCCACCTACTGATTTGTTATATGTTAGAAGCAAGCAATGCTTCTTCAATCTACTGTATAGTCCTCAGGTTTGGCAAATGGGTACTTCAAGTAGTCATTTTTGATTTTCGAAGGATCCTGCGGTGTAGACCAAGGATATTTCATGGATGGATCCCGTGGGAATTTTCTGAAGTTCAAAAAGGGTGCCCAAAGAAGTATGCTGCACAACAGGGGTAAAAAAGTACTGAATTAATGAAACAtatgaaaatacatattaatCTAGTTATTGATTCAGGTGAGATGCAAGACTGATAGATCAAATTTGGTACTACAATTTCACTGTGCGAAACAGTTAGGAATTCTTAATTTTCAGGGTTATTACATGACATTAAGGCACTTCTACATTGGTTTGTTGGGGGAACAGGTCCCTCTCCAATTCATATGAAATAGAAAGTGTCTACTTCACATTTTATGTATCTAACAAGGTA comes from Castanea sativa cultivar Marrone di Chiusa Pesio chromosome 3, ASM4071231v1 and encodes:
- the LOC142628135 gene encoding uncharacterized protein LOC142628135 gives rise to the protein MEDNHGAFESNSNEVTTGNDHGWQKVTYAKRQRKTKPNSSDSASGRIVSNGAVPGADNVFRSLEQQSAIRRLQILEAQRSAVAVDADFDAPVRSKNEYDSSDEENERVVENGKAEEAKKVKPKKPKKPKVSVSDAAAKIDADDLSAFLVNISESYKGQHEIQLMRFADYFGRAFSAVTAAQFPWVKMFRESTVAKFADIPLSYISEAVYKISADWINKCSNEAFGSFLSWSLDSIFADLVSQQASAKGSKKGVPHVSSKSQVAVFVVVAMVLRRKPDVLVDFLPTLRENSKYQGQDKLPVIVWMIVQACQGDLAVGLHAWARNLLPLVTGKSSNPQSRDLVLQLVERIMSAPKARPILVNGAVRKGERLMPPSAFEILMRVTFPASSARVKATERFEAIYPTLKEVALAGTPGSKTMKQVSQQILSFAVKAAGESIPELSKEATGVFIWCLTQHADCFKQWDMVYEDNLEASVAVLRKLSEDWKELSVKLSPLDPLRETLKNFRNKNEKALASGADAAHLARFKDADKYCKAILGKASRGYGCVKSVAFVVIALAVGAAYMSPNMESLDWKKLSVVFSSQQSF